The nucleotide window AATTAATGGTTAGAACGGTTGATTTGAAAAGATGACAACTATTGGTTTCCAGCTATTTGATTTGATTGGTACAGGATAAGGCTTAGTTCTTATTTTAGTCTAGTTAAATTCAGACAAATGGGGCTATTTATACTAGTTCTCTCTTTAGGCCAGATTCTAAATAGACCTTTACTTCTGTTTTTTGatttcctttatttttatttttatggattgtAGCCCAAACTCTGCTTTCATGTATTTTAGTCATATAAATGAATCCAATCAgatcttttattaaaaaaattatttaattaggagCAATGCACGATTTgcaaaaagaaaaacattttgttattttaaaatcaCGTATTTATGTATATTCGTTCACAATcttttgaaataatttttaatttaaaattattattctcACTTGATTCAAAATTAATTTGATGTAAATGATTTATctcaaaaagtaaaataaatatttactacttaacaaaaataaatttataattaaaatttatttttaataaaacaaattactaaaattattaatttcCCAGGCACTAACCCACTAcgaatacataaataaataaaaataatttaatttaatttttttaacaatctAGGTATAAGTTCTCAATATATCTAGCTCAAAACTATGTATATCTACTCCTTAACTCATAAATAAGATATAATACATTTGAAATTTTGAACACATTCAAACACATATCCTTTTGCATTTACAATAATAATTATATCAAtagatttaaaataattaaatctaattatctccttttacagaataataaaatgttaaaatttacaaattcttAACTGTGATAGGacatgaaaattatttaattctTCATTTGATTAAATCTAAAGTCAACTGTCCCTTCTTAAGTACAGCTATTTTCACACCATAACACAAATAAATCAcggtagaaaataaaataaaaaagctgTCTTTATCCTATTGCTTAACAAACTAAGTTTCTCCTTTCTGAACCGTCAAATCTTCAACGTACAACAGTCAGGAAAGCTAAGAAACATCCCATCTGCTTAAACATGCCTAATTAATTTGACCCCTCCAAACATCCAGATTGTTTATCTTCAATGTCTGAAAATGTATCCTCAGATTTGCAGCTAAATGCATCCTCCACACAAGAACTTCCATGGGGCCAGAGTACATCAGTCTGATAATCAGCGAAATTGTTGAAGGCAGATGCAGGGAAAAGTACTTCTTCATACATAACTTCTCCATGCCACTCCACTTCGGAGTCTGCTTTCTTTTGGAGCTCCAAGGCAACCTCTAATGTCACCTCCACTTCCCCAAGAGCAGGTCGTTTATGTTCCCCAACATGGACGCAACTTAATGCGATGTCCAGGAATTTCTGTAAGCAACTCGGGGCTATTTGCCCTTCCAAATATGGGTCCATCATCTGATAAATACTTCCATTCTTTAGGTGTTCATTGACCCAAGAAATTATATGTCGATGATTATGGTCCTCCACATCAAACTTTATTGCTTTTCTACCACAAAGTACTTCAAGCAAAACAACCCCAAATGAGTAAACGTCTGACTTCTCTGTCACAAGAGTAGTATCAATGAAACGCTCAGGAGCGACGTAGCCCAAAGTACCAAACAGCCTAGTTCGACTTgtttccaattcaatttcatccagAGGAGGTAACTGTATTCTGATGGGAGCGTTTGATAAACTAAAAGGGCCGATCTTAGACAAGGAGAAATCCGCAATCTTAGAAACCTTTAGGTCATCCAAAAGAATGTTTTTGGTCTTGATGTCACGGTGGATGACTGCACGCTTTGCTCCTACATGAAGACAATGTAGTCCACGAGCTGCCCCAATGCAAATCTCTAACCTCTGTTTCCATGGGAGGGGATCATAGCGAGTACCGTGGAGATGATCAAAGAGCGATCCGTTGCTCATATAATTGAACACTATGACCTTTTCGTCTTCGGCCTCATCGCAGAATCCAATCAGAGTAAGAATATGTTGGTGGCGCAGCTGGCAAAGTAGTTGCATCTCATTTCGAAAGTCTTCAAGTGTTTTCTGTCGTGAGGATCCGAGCAGGAAGTATTTGACAGCGAAAACCGAAGCCCCGTCATCGAAAAGCCCTTTGTATACAACTGCACTGCCACCTGTACCAATAACCAAATGGGAGTCAAAGTTATTTGTGGCAACTCTGATCTCGTCGAGTGAAAATCGACGGCATAGATGTTGAGGAAGTGATGATTTAGCTTTTCCCTTGCTCGGCTTCTTCTTTAACTTGCTTTCAAATACTGGACAGAAACAAAAGATGGAAAGTGAAGTTCTCATTAGAAATCAAGACCATGTAGGTACCAGAGAGAGAGAGACGAACAAGTGAGAAATGATTATAAATCTTATTCCAAAGCCTAACTTTGGATTTGGAGAGTTGttagcttcaatttcatatttttgttttttagttGGAACATTGAATAGGTGATAATCTTATCAGGTCCAAGCAGTGTACTTTCCTCGCTGCTTCTCTGGGGGCAGATCCATTGAAGAACCGGGGCCAGGTCAGATACCTTTCTTGTATATATGATTTTATATATTTAGCTATAAAATAAaggaataatatttttttttggtACAAGGAGAAGGAAGGAACTATAATTAGGCTAGGCAAGGTCAAGTTATTTCAGAGCAATCATTGTGTAGTAGTTAAAGAATTTCATTCGGTGGTTGTATGTAGATATACCTGCTCAGGCCTTGAGGACGTCATTAATGCCAAACCATCAATTACCCCGTCACTCTCTCTAAATACATTTGTAACCTAAACCATCCAAGATAGTTGGAATAAATCTTTAATAGTTCGTAACATAGTTGAGTGATGTTGTTCTATTGAAGTTGCTTGATTCAAATGAATATTGCAGTACTATCCATCTCAAGTACCACCTTTTTTAGCCTTAGATTCCAAGCTACTTGCAATCCTTTAAGAGCACCTCTAAAGCTTGACATTGAGTACAGAACAACGaccaatatttttagaaaaactaGGAATCCAATTGCCTTGTTTGTCACGGATTAAACCACTAGTTGAAACATTCCCAGACACATTACTAATAGCACCATCGATATTCACCTTATGTCATCCATCCTTAGGTGGAATCCACCTAACTAATCTGTAAATTTTAGTTTGTCTATACGATGCAGcataaaactaactaaaaatttgactaaggcaagtgcacctatcaattaatagtatagctacgatGAGAATATATATCGTTCCTaagaagactaaaagtactagtaattaccgtctttctattatttaaccgataaattcaagtgattgattaaaaactaaaattaactaatgaACATGTcaaagaacaaaaaaaatgatcaataaccaagaagcgaaacaatacccaaaaaagaattcacctagatttcatttGTTACTATTaatctaaattacgcaatttcttCATTTAGTagcttgatctgtagaaatccctaaattattctaatatctctttcgagagtaagagcaactgattctaggttgattaattgaaatttctttctaattaaaaccttaaTTATTTCATTGTCTCGTGTTATAGATtcctctattagatttgactttaatccggtagatttatgtcgtcctatttctagggttACATGTAACTCCACTCAATCACgtaagatctactcttaaataaagTATATTCCTCCtctaatttaagcacatcaaacatgaatcaataatctaaaaatattaaactaagaATTAAGCatatacaataaagaacaagaaactaagtatttattgcgtaaaataaaaaaacaaaagataGAATTTATCATAAgattcatctcccttaggtatttagaaaattagttcatacttgaaaattaaaacaacaaaaatacaatataaccacaagaaacaaagaaactcatGATGGCTTCCTAAGAAATCAAATGcgaatcttcaatcttgacggAAATTTGCTTCAAAAttggcttcaatggtgtttttcgagttaTTTTCTTCAATATTCTATGACGACTCactcctatcttcttatttttatcatatataCATCCTAGAATACcccaaaaaaaactttaaaaaaacaaaacgtAATTTCCCGCGGTTTAGGGTGCAAATTTGCAAAAGCGACGCAGCCTACCATATGGTCAAACCAGTGGATGCGGCAAAACAGAGTTAATCACATTCCAATTCCTGTCCCCACTCGGCGATACCATATCCATTATGGGTAAGTGTCAATGGGTATATAATCGAGTTGTGTACAAATGTCCATAAGAGAATCCTATTCCTGCACCCTATTATCTCTCCAAAAATCAACACCCAAACCTTTTCCTACATTCCATTCAACACCATCTCGTATTTTGCTCTAGCTTCTACAAATCCCCTTCCATAGTCGAGATGAATTACCTGCATGTAAGGTAGTAGGCAACTTACCCTTCCATTTATATTTTGTTCTAAAAACCCAAAGCCATAATTGATCAGGCTTCGTAACAATATTAAAGTCAATTTTCTTGAGGAAAGCATCATTTGGACTGTCAATTTTCTTGAATCCAAGTCCTCCAAGGAATAATATTTGATATGCTAGTGGAGTTTTTAAAATGTACAAGTAGGGTTAGCGATTAACAACTTTTCTATaggatataaaaaaatatttttaaaaagaagCACATGCTAATTTTTAACATTGTTTatggaataatatatatatattgttagtaTACCAAaccttaaataaattaaattgtctCTCTCAGTAATTTTAAACTTTCATTTATTATATATaccgaattaaattaaattataaatatgttaatttaaatttgtttttaaattattaGTTTCTCTTACAAGCTCAACCAAAATACTTTATTTTTTAGATCATTATTTTGTACACCAATCCTAGAGTTAGTTTTATTTAATTCCACAAGTTGCAAAGTGTATTATTTATTGGGTTAAATATTTGGTACAtcgataatatatattttatttcacaaACAGTCTTAAAAATTACAATgtgtttttaattaatattttactataccttTATAGGACACTTGTCAACTCCCTAACCTTATTTCGTCTAAAAACTCCAATGATAGTGTACCaaatattttatcttatttatttaatttttaatcgaAAAACCAACAAATGTATTTTCTTTTATCCTATTTCAAGATATATTTTTGTAAGGATAATGGAAATAAGTTGTAAGTTTTAACTTAAAACTCATGTTTTCagttttgatttgattttttatttttctaattacttttttcaaaattaaacgaTGTTTTGGATTTCTTATCTAAGATAAGTTCTGATAAGCCTATATAGAGTAAGTCTATATAAAGTTCAGTAAGAATGTTGAATCGATGTGTGTTACAAGCTTTGAGAAATCTATGGATATGAGAAACTTTTTTTTATGAGTAAGCAAAATAGTCTCAAGTGATAAAAAGTTGAGGTAATAGTGGTGAATATCGAACTATATCTAAGACAAGTTTTGTTGGATCGAAAAAGATGAAGAATCTTGTTTGAAATAATTGTGGAAGGAACCATGTGGGGATATATTGGAATGCGAAGAAAGTTAGTTATGAATTTGGATCACCTAATCATTTGGTAAGAGACTATCCATTAAGAACTGGAAACCAAGATGATTGAACAGCTCAACCATGTAGTAAAAATCAAAGTAAGATGAAAATAAGGAATTCTGGAAGATCGAATTCTGTACCAGGAACTTCAAGTGAAAAAATATGCCAAGACTCGTTCGAAGGTATCAGCCAGTGTTTGTGATATAAGAACTCAATATGATGTTGTGCCTGATTATAAGAATTTCGTgggagggagaattgtaacaccccactgATGTGGCCTTGTTGATGATTTGTATGGCTGAAAGTTAAGATTTAAGTCAAGGTAAAACTAATTTATGTTCTATTTGTTAGACAAAACACGTTAGCgaacaaataaattaaatataaataaacacatataaaATAAAGATATAAATAGAATGATTTAtaatcaaataaaaaatcaaataaaaccatataaaaagttaaaataaaggAGAATCGAAATTTTACGAAACGTTGAGACCTATGAAACACAGTTTGCTTAAGACAGATTTGGTTGCTCCTATAGTACTTGGAGTAATGTTGGTCGAACGTCTCCCAAGATACAACAACAGCAGTGATCAAAGTAGTAGCACCTCTACAATGATCAACGAACGAACAATGCATTTTTCTATCTTCGGAATGTTTGAAAAtataaagaagaaaaggaagagttTTGAGAGAAACAGAGTTTTGGTAAGAGAAAAATATCAGAGAGTATTTTCTTGCGTAACCCTTCAGAAATCATGGCCTTTTATAGGCATGGAGAATATTGGAATTTTGGAAAAAGAATATCCACAAAATTTcccattaaatcaatttaattaaaaaaatttaatcaaatttattagaaTCAAATCAATAAGATAAATATCCTTATATAGGCAAATTATGTTTTCTAAGGAAAATAAATTCATGTTGGGATAAAACATCCATAGGTCTATTTGAGCCCAGCCGGTTCAGACATTTCGCGTCATCCATGTCGTGTGGGTGCACCCCAACCTCGTCAGGTTTGGACCTACACCCCCTTTGGGCGCAAAGCAGGGTTACAAGCTTAGTCATTCAATTACCCTTTAAGAGGATTCATATAGATATAAACATATCTCACACattggtatttaaccaatgtgggatctaagCCTATATTGTTCCTCAACAATATTTCCAAGTAGCTGAATTTtatcatcaatttctcattcatcactcaaccattttgagcatatgatatactgTTGTAAATgtctcatggagtagaatataaaaccataattttatgattcaactctccaCCTTTACCTATTGAGAATATGGCTCAAAGTTCCCATAAAAATGCAATTTTTCCAACAACCCCCACATGAATGAAAATTAATAGTTTTATTGAAAAACATTAACTCGATGTGGTGATAGAATCTACGATCGATAGTTGCATAGTATAGGTAAGTATCAACCCTTGAACCTTTCCTTGCAAAGTATATTTACTTTACTAGCTGACTAGTAGATGTGATGTCCTTGAACTGTTCTGCCTTTTGTGTAAACGATGATATACCTCACACAACTACCTCCATGGCAAGGTTTTAGTTCTCATGGTTATGTTCATATAGCTACGAACATCTCTTGGTTCTGCAAGAGTTTGAGAGAACTATGCCCCAACAGTCTTCTTGAAGCGGCCCCACAGTGACCTCACAAGGTTTATGCAATTAGGTTGTCCCTTTGAACCTAGATCTTGGGATCTCTAGTAAACTAGGTAGGGTTTTCCTTCGCATAGTGCCTTTTATTTTCATGGGCTTTAGTCACATTCCTTTCGATATTTTAACAACATGATCTCTTTTTAAGCCTTCAATTGGCGGATCCGCGATGTTATcttttgatttttcaaaatcaatagAGATAACTTTGTTTGAGATCATTTGTTTAACAATATTGTGTCAACGGCTCATTTGTCTCAACTTACCATTATATGTTATGGTAGCAAGACACCCCCCACACATTGAAGTGGTTGTAGGATGGTTTCCTACCTTTCAATAACTCATGTGGTGACTTGCCCCTTTTCTTGTGGGGTACCTTATTTAGAAAGGTAATTAACTTATAGAAATGCTCCCCCCCTACATTTCATGTGATAACCTAGAGCTTTTTTTGCAGTGCGTTCACCTTTTCCTTTAAAGTCTGATTTTCTGCTCGGCTAATCTATTTGAGGAAAGTATAGTGGTGTTATTAAGTTGTGTACATTATACAAATGATTCAACATATCCACCACCACGATCACTTAATCTTTTTATTAAGTTTGTTTTCAACTTCTTGCTTATAGAGAATAAATTATCTTCTCTTAGCTTGTAGCAATGAAGGTAATAAACATTTTTATTCATTCCTCGCGTTTAAAAATGCTTGACAAGAATTGCTATGTATTAAATCACGTGGTTTTTTAACCTTTGTTAATTTTGCCTTAACACATGTTTcacatttataattataattattgtgAAACAAAGGAATATACTCTAAGTTAATTTATGTACGTAAAGTATCATAATTAACATGTCCGAGGCTACTATGCCATAAATTAAATGACTTAATCATATAAATAGAAAAAGAACAACATTCTTATTCATAGTTTTACTTTTATAAAGATAGCATTTAGTTTAATACATATCTCCTTCCCACAAGCATTTCCCTTTTTCAAAGAACATTCTTATTCATAGTTCTTGCGTATGTTAGACACATAATTGCATATTAGACACTTCCTTGGAAAtttcttctgtaacaccccaaacccggcctagacgttccgactgaatctgacgtgtcacattgaagcattattagagaagtcatgttttatctaaaatctttcttagtgtttaaagaacattttcgttttaaattaaagtgaatggaagctgcgcaccaggtaagattcaagaaaagaggaggtgagtcaattagactgcttaagtacctagctcttctatgatccaatcctagacatgcacacatccattgccatactttaagcttattacttgtccacgaacaacaaattaagttctaagtctatttaaaatatttatttcctttgaaaacatttacgttgcggaagttttgctcggttatcgtgatattttgaaaataagtaacttttataaaacgcaccctagagctaaccaatttaaaaacccaaaataaaaataatagagcggtcttattacaactttaaccaaaatagaaataatcaaaaataaatgcaaaatttaaaatgaagctaattgaaacttatttaaaaaaaaaccagaaatttaatcttcgtggccaccctgaatcccgcccagctccaagtccaccaactagggctcacctgcaaggatggaagagaaagagggtgagtttggaaaactcagtgtgtatggaaaacccatccaaagcccaagtcagctcaagcccattgagCTTAAGCGCTATTCAGATAACATGGgtattgggccgaagcccttttcaaaatACAGTAAACTGGgtcttagccccttttcagataacagtatagcccataggcccattccagaacagaacagacatattcgtgtatgcaagcccaacccagcctataaccaaccgctacattccacccgtaccagccctacactccatgtggggaatagctcaacccacctagccctacactc belongs to Gossypium arboreum isolate Shixiya-1 chromosome 7, ASM2569848v2, whole genome shotgun sequence and includes:
- the LOC108473142 gene encoding receptor-like protein kinase FERONIA, encoding MRTSLSIFCFCPVFESKLKKKPSKGKAKSSLPQHLCRRFSLDEIRVATNNFDSHLVIGTGGSAVVYKGLFDDGASVFAVKYFLLGSSRQKTLEDFRNEMQLLCQLRHQHILTLIGFCDEAEDEKVIVFNYMSNGSLFDHLHGTRYDPLPWKQRLEICIGAARGLHCLHVGAKRAVIHRDIKTKNILLDDLKVSKIADFSLSKIGPFSLSNAPIRIQLPPLDEIELETSRTRLFGTLGYVAPERFIDTTLVTEKSDVYSFGVVLLEVLCGRKAIKFDVEDHNHRHIISWVNEHLKNGSIYQMMDPYLEGQIAPSCLQKFLDIALSCVHVGEHKRPALGEVEVTLEVALELQKKADSEVEWHGEVMYEEVLFPASAFNNFADYQTDVLWPHGSSCVEDAFSCKSEDTFSDIEDKQSGCLEGSN